From the genome of Solanum lycopersicum chromosome 7, SLM_r2.1:
CAAGTTATGAACTATGACTTTAGCTAATCTTCTGAAAATTATAggttacatattttattaatttgaatatttgatAACTAGTTAGaccaaaaaatatgtaaaataaataatttatatcagAGCCAGGTTTCGATCCTGGGACCTGTGGGTTATGGGCCCACCACGCTTCCGCTGCGCCACTCTGATGATTGTTGCTACTCTAGTtgtgttaaaattaaatttaaactttctCGGTGATCAATTCACAATTCTATGCCAAAAGCAGAGAACCCCATAAGGGCGGTTCAAAACTGGACCGAAATCAataattcaaattgaaaaaaaattattagtttattagtAGGGGTAcgcattcggtatttcggttcggttttggggttttttttgcagtttttgtaaattgtgtaccgaataccgaaccgaaatatttcggttcggttcgatttttattatttcggttcggttttgtTATTTCGGTTTTTTTAATCGGCCTGCTTAGTTgggcttttaaaaatttacaaatttttttgtttgattttcagcttaatgggctaaaaatagttatatcaaaaagtcttttactttttaattttttattttaaattataatatttgttatttaatattaataattaatataatataaatatatattataatataatatatttcggtAAACTGAAATACCGAATTACACAAAATTACATACCGAAAACCGAAttgaaataccaaaaaatacaaaaacatataccGAATACCGAATCGAAAACCGAAAAACCAAAAtcgaaataccaaaaaaatttgGTTCGGTACTGTGTTTCGGTTTTCCGGTGTTTATGTCTAGCCCTATTTATTAGTATTGGGTTATTGGTTTAGTGGTTTTGGTGacggttttgatttttttttattatcggttatcgGTTCTCAATGGtttgaagttattttttaaCGGGTTAACCGATAATtccataataaattaaataattatatttatacaatttcatataaaaaaatctcGACTTAGAGTTTAGTgtcctacttttattttttgttgtctcAAACACTTGATTATTCTATAATGTAAAAGTATTTGCTTTTGAGCATGACGTAACTTGTGAATTcgtgttgatgatttatttggaTTGTCACCTAAAAACCGATGAATCAATAAGTCAATATCTTAATAATTCTATAACGGTTTAACATCTCTACAAAAATAAGCCAAATGATAAACTTTAAAATCTAACCGACCGGTACACAGCCCTATCCCATATTCctctatttcctttttttatgtAACTCGAACTTATATTCTTATAGTTGAAAGTGGAGGATGCTTATTCGTGGTGTATATCAATATCATTTCAATACTAAtcggaaaaaataaaatataacttaagCCAATCAACATTGTATATTAACTGTTTCATATACTATAAATTGAATTCAATGTGAAGCAGAAATTGATTGTATTTCAGCTTCTTCAATCCATTCTGAATTTGGTTCACTCCATGATCTTGGCCGAACTCCgaatttaaagaagaaaatcatcTCCATCAGCTCAAAAAACTTCGAGTCGTCCAAAATCGAGTTCCAAATTCCACTAACAATGCAGTAATTGTTGTTATACGGAACGCGATGATGATCAGCGTGTTGTTCCCTCGATACGAGTATTCCGGCGTCTTGTAATGCTAACACGATTGAAGGTAACTTACTTTTCGTACCATGAGCCCAAGAATGAAACTGTTGGCTGAACATAATGCACCCTGAACAAACCCCGACGAACGCCAGAGTAGTTGGATCGTTGCAGAAGATATTGATTGGAAGGACTGTGAATGTCACTGCTCGTGCTAAGGAATGGAGATTGTTAGAGAATTCGCGTCGGGTGATTGTCCATGGCCATTTATGGTGACCTTGAAATGCATCAATTTGGGCTCCGAAAACAGGGGATTCAGCGTTGCCGTAATTGTCAATTCCCCAATGGTAGATTCCGGAAGCTAAATCCGCTACGATGTAGCCGATGCAGCTTGCTATAAGGGGCCCGGCCCACGTATGTGAGTCGAGTGCCCCTGCTGCAGACCGTGCTAAAGGAATTAGCACGGTGGTGCACCCACTTGCCATCCAGGCTCGATGAGCCCAAGTGGATTTTAAACTCGGGTCATTTAATACACTTTTCGTATTACTCATCTTGTTTTTTGTGATGGGAGTGAGTGGGTCGTAAGTTAGTGGTTCTGAGACGGGTGGTGGTTTGGTGGTGATTGTGGCAATGTTGGACGAGGAAGAGGAGGTGGAGGAAGAGATACAATAGACTCGTGAAGGTAGGAGAACATGGCGGAAGGTGCTCTTAGCTCGATTTGTACTGGATCTTTTCTGTATCGTTCCAATTTTATCGAGGGCTCGTTGTGAGGATCTAATGGCATGGTTTTGAGGTAGAATGGAAGACATATTGAAGGAACTTTTAGGTTGGATTTGCAATCAAAATGCCAAGAAAAATACCATATAGTATTTATTAGGGGTATATTATTTATatccatttatatatattgtagtCCAATTGATTTGTGGTTCAAAATTGGGAGCTAGAAGTTTTGTggtttcttctaattttattttattttttcagaaaagaaaaaaagttccttatgaaagaaacaaaataagaatttttagTATATGGTCTAAATAAGAGATGCGTGGGACTAGATAAGGCCAGTAGTATTGAGAGTTATTTTGTGTAGCACAAAATTTTGCCAATAAAGAAAAAACCTTTAATTTGAGTTGTTTTTAATCGGTAGACCTTTCAcgcatatatttattattacttgtGGACCGACATTAAAATATTATGGTGggatagataaaaaaatttcgTATTGAATTAAAGGTTTAGTTTGAGTTTTGGATATAAATTCCTTTGTTAAGCAGTGTTTCCTTCTTAGATGAGTTATGTGGCATGACTGactctaaattaatttaaactCCAATATAAATGCGATacgaaaaataaagaaaaatccaTTTGAAGCATAGATACTTCTTGTTGTCAATGCTAATTATGTACTAGACAATCTTACTATCATGTGTAATGTGATTACAAGAGCTTAAATCGTTAATCAtaagttttgaaaattaagattctaaaaaaaaatgtagaGAATATTTCTCTCTTCAATCAcgtaatataaattcaaatgaatCAAAATCACAAATAAGCTCGAACACATCATTTGATAGGTTTGATTGGTACACTAATTATTAcatgttaattaaaattttaatcttcGAAGcattaatttgactttaaagGTTTAAAATGTGTAATATTTAGGTGTAGTATCTTGAAAAAGTGTAGAATATGTAAGTAGGAGCAGATTCAAAATCgcataattattaataaaaatcaaatgtatttatttaaaattactcGGTTTTGATCTTATTCATGCTAGTAAGATAGTCgatacatatttaatttttaagtagAAATTAAACAAGTTATGAAAAAACTCTTTTATACCTCAATAAAACAAATAAGTCATTAAAAGAATATAGGGCAGGGAGTGAGCAATATATTATATCACGATAaatactttttgtttttaaacATTTACATTACATTATTGAAGTTTATCTTTATTGCTATTCTCTCTattcatgtttatttatttatttattatttaattaaacacatttatttaaaaataataataaataaaagattaattttactatatatagGTAGTTTAAATATTTACTCCCACAAATAAAAGTAGAGTGggagtaaaaattaaaatggtcaAATCACTTAGTTATGAataagtgaaaaaatatatttataaaaatttacatCGCGTTTGACATATGATTTGAGATTAGgattataatttcatttttttaaaaataaaaatattaatttaaaaaatttcaaatcttaaatttcaataacttttaaaatgtaaaaatttaatgaataagttattattttttaaaaagaaaaacttcatGTAAAGGCTATACTCCATATTAAGAGACTATCTATATCACGTAAGAAAATTATAGGAGtattaaataataactaaagtACTTTATTATTAACtaatgaatttttataaaaaatcatatcataaatatttatttataaaaatttaaaattttattactttctgttttaatttatatgacatatttataattcaaaattcagaTTAATCTACTATTACAgaaaatttttcttaatttattgtaacatatattattatttttatatataattatataatttttatttaaaatatttaattaaatttaaattatttaattttcgaAAAATTAAATACGTccataaataaaaactattaattgCATATTCAGTGGTGGTCCCGTTGACCccccttatttatttatttttgaattttgataaatGAGATCGCTATTTTGGCATATTCTCTGAGCTCAATCTCACTCCGTTAAAACTACATTTATTTACGTGATGTTTAATTAGAGATTTTGAGTTCTggaaatttgatatattttaattataataatttaactttaatatgaatattaaatcgagagaaaattgttttttcagactaattttaatttatatttgttagaaaattatttttctcaagagCTCTCTCCAGTCAATTgtgatttatttgtatttgtggAGAAAAGCAAAATCAATCAGCTCTTCATCTGTATTATTTCTTGTTGCCAAACAGAATATTCACTGAATAATCTGattaaaagaaattgtttttttttaagctGACACTCGCAAAAACAAACAATCTTCATCCATGGCTGTAATCTTGAAGAATCACTGTTTATTAATCACTGTATTGTTCCTCTGTTGTTTCTGTTCATGGCGGCAGATAAATGGGTATGAATCACTGTTTCATCCAAAAGATATTCTGCCGCTGTTACCAAGACAGGTATCTTGGCCTATTATCAATTCTCTTCACAGTGCCGTGGACCTATTGCCTGCTTTTATGGGTGCTGCTTCAGTTGAAGGGAATAATACATTGGAGTGGAAAGGTGCTTGCTTTTACAAGAATATTGCTTGGTTACAGCTTCACAACAAATCTAAAAGTCAATTTGGTGGTGGTACCCTTCATATCAAGGTTTTCCCccaaatctaatttttttctattttgttttcatttggGTGTTGGTGTTCAATAAAGTGATTAGACGTAGAGTCGTGATTTGAAGTTTATGGGTTCTGAAATGCTATTTTTTAACACATGGCTCCTATTAGTTATTGATTGGGTTCGCAATTAAATATATAGACATACTATCCACTCGTCAACATAAATTTTGGAGGTGTTTAGATGATTAATTTGTAAGTTAGAGTTGGAGACGAGTTGAGGCGTGTAGATGTGCATAATTAAAATTAGAGTGCTTACATTGTCAGTTGAGGTCAAATTTGAGTGTTTGTTTATGGATTATGCCAAATATTATGCTACTTACTTCACCTCTGTCCATGTAACAAACCAGTTGCAATAgctatttttcaaatttcattattgTTTTCCTGTATCTTTAGTTGTTTTTCTTATATAGAAGTTCTTGTCCATGTGCATATTGTAGAGTTTGGGATGATGTtgtgccaattttttttaaaaatcattggGAACTGGGACTTGGATTACGAAAATGTTTTCCTCTcgtttagtatttttttttgagttgatCTTTGGGGAGCCTTGACGCAATGGTGGAAGTTGTCATGGGATTAGGAGGTCATGCATTTAAGCGATGGAGATAGACTCTTGCAGTGATGCAAGGTAAGGCTATGTATAGTAGACCCAATGCGATCCTGGATCCTGTAGATAGCGGGAGCTTAGAGGTTCGGGCTGCCCTTAATCGTAACATGATTCCTGGAATTAGTTTGCTTAACGAGTCCTTGAAGCTTCTTTGAAAGTTCCTTATGTTGTTAGATATCTGTTTGATTTGGTTGCCAGATTAATGGAAAAATAGTGGAAGTTAATTAATCTTGATTCTTTGCTCAACTCTTCACGGGAAGCTACAAAAGTTGACTTTTATCTCACTAATATAATTCAGTACTTACTGAATGCTTGTGGGAAAGAggtatctttttgaaaaaaccCATCCTTTGGACGCCTTTCCGTTGATTATATGTTGCCTGTATTTAGTTGCAACAATCTCATGCTTGGAGAAATTGCAAATGCAGATGTTACTGGACCGTATGTAATGTATAATTTTTCTTCTACATTTGGAATGAAAATGTTTTGGAATGTGAAATCTGTATACATGTTAGTATGACATGTTTCTTTTTAATGCTTGGATGCAAAGAGTTCCGATTTTAGTGACAACGCTTGATCACACtggggttttgtacttcttatttttatatttgtatttctgTTACAATATTATGTAGGTGAGCAATGCACACAGTTGGACATGTTTGGACCTTTACATCTTTGCAACCCCATATCGTGTAACGTGGGATTACTACTTTTTTTCTCGTGAACATACCCTTGAAATCAAAGAGTGGAAGTCTCAAGCTGAGTTAGAATATGTGAGTCACCAGCCTTTCATGAATGATTTTCATTGGTCATTGATCTAAGCGTACTTCTGTTATAGTTTAATGGATCAACTTAATTGAAACAGGTAAAAAATAGAGGGGTGTCCATTTTCCTATTGCAAGCAGGAACGTTAGGAACCCTTTCAGCAATATGGAATGCTTTCCCCTTGTTCGTCAATAATGGATGGGGCGAGAAGTCAAATATTGATTTTCTAGAGAAACATATGGGTGCTTCATTTGAAGAACGTCCACAGCCGTGGGTCACAAACCTTACTACTGATGACATTCATTCTGGAGATTTTCTTGC
Proteins encoded in this window:
- the LOC101252202 gene encoding fatty acid desaturase 4, chloroplastic; translated protein: MSSILPQNHAIRSSQRALDKIGTIQKRSSTNRAKSTFRHVLLPSRVYCISSSTSSSSSNIATITTKPPPVSEPLTYDPLTPITKNKMSNTKSVLNDPSLKSTWAHRAWMASGCTTVLIPLARSAAGALDSHTWAGPLIASCIGYIVADLASGIYHWGIDNYGNAESPVFGAQIDAFQGHHKWPWTITRREFSNNLHSLARAVTFTVLPINIFCNDPTTLAFVGVCSGCIMFSQQFHSWAHGTKSKLPSIVLALQDAGILVSREQHADHHRVPYNNNYCIVSGIWNSILDDSKFFELMEMIFFFKFGVRPRSWSEPNSEWIEEAEIQSISASH